GCACCGCGGCCATCGCCGCGCTCTTCATTCCGTCCGCAGTCAGAAAGTTCTTCAGGCTTTTCATAATAGTCAGCGTCGCTTCGCGTTGGGTGGAACTTCCATCGCGTTGCTAGGGGGTCTACGCGCCGCCTTTTCCGGTTCTTTCACTTTTTTTGGGGGGAAGGGAACGATTACGAAGAAGATGGGGGACAGGTCCCGAACTCGGCAGGGTTCACAGAGATTAGCCGGCGATCGCAGCGCAGCGAAGATCCCCGGTCAACGATCCCCCCTTCCGCTGCACCCTGAAAGGCGTGCCACCCCTATGACTGCGGAGACACGTCTCCGCTTTTCTTGCACGCGACGGAGTGGCTAGGGGGGCGCGCTGAGGGGGATAGACTGGCGTTTTTCACCTTGGAGGCGTGGCCGGAACCCGCAGGGTTCGAAGAGAATAGCCGGGGGTGCAAGCACCCCCGGAACCGTAAAAAATGCGGAGCATCGCGCAGCGATGCCACCGGCTTTTCAGGCTTGTGTCACCGCTTCTCACGGAGCCTGATCCGTTCGTCGGTATATTGGCCGACGGTGGCACGCCTTTCAGGGTGCGGTAAAACAGGGGACCGGGAGACCGGGGGTGTCGTTGCACTCCAAGCCCCGGCTAATCTCTTTGAACCCTGCGGGTTCTGGACGAGACCCTACCACTGACCACCTACCACCTGGCACGGCACCTACCCCCACTCTACTGACTGGGCAGCTGAAGTTTCAGCCGCTCTCGAGCCTGCCCCCGGAGCACGGTCACCGGCATGGACTCTCCGACCTTTTTATTCTGGAGCACATAGGCCATCCATTGGCTTTCCGTCAGGCGGTCGGCCTTGCCCTCGAGCTCGACAATCACGTCGTCTTTCTGGAAACCCGCCTTCTTGCCGGCGGCGTGCTTCCCATACTGCCCTACAAAATCAACCCTCAAGGCGAGCCCCTCCGACGGAAGCCCGAGTTCCTTTCTATCTCCATCCGAAACCTCCTTCAAAAGCAGACCTCCGGTTGCCATCCCCCGCATGGACCAGGAGCCAACCCGCTGCGAGAGATCCGTCTTCGATCGCCAACTCTCCGGTAGCGAGAGTGTGACAACCTTCTGGGCGCCGTCCCGACGGATCCCAGCATCGAGTCGTCCTTGGGTGGGAGCGCGATGCAACACCCAGCTGACATCGGCGCTGGACACCAGGGCTTGTCCAGCCAAGGTCACCATTTCATCTCCCGGCAGGAGCCCAGCCATCGCTGCGACGGATCCCGGAATTACCGCTGCAATTCTCGCCGTCTGATCTTCCGCCAAAGTGAGGCCGATGGTCTCCGGCGCGGGCCAAGAGTAGATCCACTCTGTGGGAACCGGCTGGAGCTCCTTGCGGTAGACATTCCGCATAGCGTCCCCGATCTGATGGCAATGAACACAGCTGGGCACGACCTTGCCATTCCAGTCCAGTTCCAGCCGATATTTGCCGGTGAGGGTCGGAATATCGATCGGGGTCTTGAAACGCACCGGAACACCCTGTTTCCCCGTCAGTTGAGCTTTGTTGCCAGGGTAGCCTCGATGCAGATCAAGAACAGCTTCCAGAGTGCGCTTGTAACCCGAAGTGGTCTTGTCCTGGGCGTTCTTCTGGTGAGTCCAGGATCCGTAACGGCCGTAGACCGTTCCGTCACCATTGAAAAAGAGAGTCGAAAAGGAGAGGTCGTAATCGAATTGAAAGAGGGCGAGATCGAGGGCATTGGCGTTGATCAGGCGGACGCAAACAAACTGGTCCAGCAGAGGAGCCAGATCCGTCTCCTTCAGAAGGACGGCCGAATCAATCCCGGAACAAGCTATGCAGGGTACACAACGCAGCACCACCAGAACCGGCTTGCCCGTTCGCCGAGCTTCGGCAAACCCCGCCTCCACGTCGTTGTACTTCCACCGTGGATCCGCCTCCATCGCGGCGCGGTCGTTGCGTACCGCACCCTCTCGATCCTTCACCGCCTCGGCATTCAGTATCAGCGGGAGGAGACTGAGAAACACAAAAATGCTCAATTTAAAGGAGTTCACAACCCTTGGTGTGCCGAAACCGGAGGAGAAAGGCAAGACTGTTGGGCTCGCCTGAAGCTAAGAGGATCGAGCAAATCGAGGAGAGACTGGCTGCCCTATGGAGTGCGGCACCCCTGTCCCATCTTTACCTCCAAAAATGCGGACTAAACAAGTTGGAGAAGCTCCGTGCTTCGTCGGCTGAATTCCAGGATCCGCGGTTGAGAACCCGCAGGGTTCAAAGCGATAAGCCGGGGCGCGGAGCGCAGCGACACCCCCGGTCTGCCCGTTCCCAGTTTTGCAGCACCCTGAAAGGCGCGCCACCCGCCGTCGAGTGGACCGACCCACGATCAGGATCTTTGATCAGGGGGGATGCAAGCCTCCGAAAGCGGTGGCATCGCTGCGCGATGCTCCGTAACTTTTAACGTTTCCGGGGGTGCCGGCACCCCCGGCTATTCTCTTTGAACCCTGCGGGTCCAAGGCTTCGGCCTCAGGAACTCCTTGAGCCGAAGGCCCGCCTAATATCGAATCCCAAACAACCGAATCCCCTCGGCACGACCGGTATGCGGGTTCCTGGACAGGTGAGCTTCACCATTCCCCATCTCAGCCGGAGCCTTCGGGCTGATGAGGTCCTTGGGACGATCCATGCGCGACGCCCGAACGAACACCCCATCGTAGTCATAAGCCACCTTGCGCTTGGACTTGCGAGGCTTGGCCTCGGCATCCAATCGCAGGCCCGGTTTCCCCGGCACCGGGCGCAAGACCGGAGGCGTCGAGATAGAGGGCGCCGCCGCCACCGCTGAACCGGAGACCGCCGGGCTCGCACTCGAAGCAGCGCCAGCACCCGCCCCAGCAGACTGCTGGGCACTTGCCGTTGCCACCCACAAAAGAGACCCCAGACCCAGTGATAAAAGCGGCTTCATAGTGATACCAGAATTTCCCTGATCTGCGGGAAAAGTCAATCCCGCGGGGACCGGTCGAGGAGGGAAATTGAGAAGGGGAGCGAGGCGTGCCTCTGGCTCCACTCCACGGGGTAGGGCGAAACTCGGTTGAGCCCATGAATGCTCAACGTTGGGAAGGCCTAACGGAGCCACGGCGAGAAGCGCAGAAGGACAATCGACCTTGAATCAGCATCACTCCTTCCTACTCTCTCCCAATCACTTCACTTCCAACAGGGCCAGGTAAGCTTGAGCGGCCGATGGATCGTTCAACGGCAACGTCCCTCGTCGAATCCGGGGCACTGGCTCGCCTTCCAGCACCACTGGATCTGCTTCGGTCAGCCGACGGGCATAAGCCCAAAAGCTCTCGTCCCCCTCCGATCGCAGCTGCGACCGATTCACCAACCGGAATCGCCCGGTGCTCGCGTGATGAACCCGGGTCATCATTTCGAGCGTGAGGCGCCCCATGGTATAACGCGGGTTAATTTCCACCACGGGTTTCAGTCGGAGGTCTCCGGCGGAATTCCGATACAAGAACGCATCGATTCCCAAAGGTCCCCGATAGTCCGCCGCCCTCAACTCAGGCTGGAGTGCGATCCGCACTTCCTCAAAGATCGCCTGCAATCGTCGGGCCCCATCGCGCAGCGCTCGAAGCGCCATCACCACCTCGGCAGGCGGTCGCCGATCATGATGCGGCGTTGCCCAATTCGCCCGAAATTGACCTCCTGGATCATTCAGTAAACCTGTATAACCTACTAACCGCAGACCGCTGGCTTCGCTCTCCCACTGCACGGAAAAGTCGATCTCCCGTTCCAGCCAGGGTTCCACCACCAAGCGACCGCCCGACTCCAGCACGTTCCCCATCCAGCGGCGCTGACTTTCCAGGACGTCCGGCTCCCACAACCTCATCATCCCCTGCCCCGCCAGACCAAGGGCCTCTTTCACCACCACCCGGTGATGTCCGGCCGAACGAATCTCAGCGATCGCGGCCAAAGCATCGTTCAGGGTATCGACCGTTCGTCCGACTTCGAACTCCCCGCACACCCATCCCTCTCCTGACCACCGGCTCAGGTGCCGTCGCAGGAAATCGGCGCTCCAGGCTTTGGAGTATAAAGGAGCTATCCGCTCGGAGAATGAACCGGCCGCGGTGCGGGTTTCACCCGTCACTTGAGGAAAGAGCTGAGCCAGGGCCTCCACGCTGTCCGGCCCCCAAGCCCACGGACGCAGCCGCCCCAGCTTGCGCTCCAGAACCGGACTCCCCGGTCGCAACGAGCGTCCATCCCATTCGACGAATTCCGGGAGGGGGAAGCCGGCTAGCTTGATCTGACTGAGAAACGCAACCGACGGCCGTTGAGGCACCAAGACCACGTCATCCAGCCGCGCAAGAAACTGAGGCAGGTTGGCTAGGTCCGCCGCCAAACACTGCTGGGCTTTGACGGGGGTGAAGGACTTGCCGTGAGCGATGCGTCCTTCGGAAAATGGATTGAACCAAAAGACCGAGGGAGTGCGCCCCTTGGAACGGGAAAAGACATTCAGCTCATCGATGAACCGCAGATCGAACCCGGCCGCTTTTCGACCATCGACATTCAGCCGACCGCCTTTCGCACGATTGGGCGAAAGCGGAAACTTCAGCTGCCGACAGAATGCTTCCCAGTCGCTGTCGTTCGGATTCTTCCAGCGTCGGAACCATTTCAGTCCGTACGCAACATGCGCAATCTCATCACGGTAGATCCGGTCCAAAAGTCCGGCTGTTTCCGCATCGCCAACCGCCTGAAACCCCTGAGCGAAGTGGCGGCAAAAGTCCAAATTGGCCTGCTCGAACGTCAAACTGAGCCCGGCCACGTAATCCATCGGGCTCTCCATGCTGGATACCGAGCGCCAGAAGTAGCCGCTCACCGGCAGCTGGCCAAACTCAATGCCGCATGCCTTCATCCGCCGCAGATACATGCGGGTATGCTCCTGCTCATCCTTCAAAGTCTGAAACACGCCGCGACGAAAGGCAGCCGGCGCGTCCGGAAACCGGAGCAGGACCAAGGCCATCAGCTCAGTGGCCAACAGCTCGTGATTCGCAAAAAAATGAAGCAGCCGCCCACGCTCCTGCTCATGCTCCAGCCGATGCAGGCCAGGAAAATCTCCACCCCCTCCTCCCTGAGGTTTGAAGCCAAGCCCGGCAGGTCGACCAGGACTCACCGGCGCAACCATCGCGCTACCCGGATTTTCGTCCGTGACTGTCCCAGGGGTGTCCAGTTTCGCCTCCAAGGTGGTGGCGAACAGAACCTGCTCGGCAAACTCGCGCAGTTCCATGGCGGGTAGGCTCAGTCTTCCGGACGTTCCCCGTGAGGTGCCATCTTGACCAAGCGAGGGTCGAAGCGCCCGAGCACCTCGACCAAGTCCTGCTGGGCTGCCATCACGCTGTGAATGTCCTTGTAGACTCCCGGCACCTCGTCCAGTCCAGCCGAGATCAGGCGCACCCCGCGTTCCTTCAGGACTCGATTCACCTTCTCCCACTCAAAACTCTCAATCGCTTTGGTGCGGCTCATGATCCGTCCAGCCCCATGCGAAGCGGATCGCAGGCTCCGGGATTCCCCTTTTCCGCGCACCAGGAAGCCAGGTGTCGCCATCGATCCGGGGATGATCCCCAGAACTCCCTGCCCCGCCGGCGTGGCGCCCTTGCGATGCACGATGACTTCGCGGTCCACTCCTCCAATGTGGTGCCGTTCCTTCCAGGCGAAGTTATGGTGGTTCTCCACGTCCAGGAGGACACTCAGGCGCAAATGCTCTGCCAGATGACGATGGATCAACGAATGGTTCGCCGCCGCATACGCGCCCATCAACTCCATCGCAGCCCAGTATTCCTGTCCCGCCTCCGAATCCATCGAGAGCCAAGCCAGGTGCTTGTGCTCGCGAGGCAGCTCGGCGTGCTGCTCCATGGCGAGCTTGCTATAATGATCGCACACCGCGGCCCCCGTGCCACGACTCCCGCTATGGCTCAGCAAGGCCACATACTCCCCGGGCGGAAGCCCGCCCACCGCCTGCTCAACGGTGAAGACCCCGAACTCGACAAAATGATTGCCGCTGCCGCTGGTGCCCAACTGAGACCACGCCCGATCCTTGTTCTGCCGGGCGATCGGACTGACCGTCCAGTCGCGGTCCATGACCTCGTGCTGCCGTCGGTCTTTAAAGGTGGATCCCACGCCAAAACGGGTTTCGACCTCGATCGCCTTGGTCAGCTTCTCGCGGTGCTTGTCCAGATCGCGCACCGGGAGATCGAGGACTGTCATTTTCATTCGACACGCGATGTCCACCCCGACGGCGTAAGGAATCACCGCGTTCTCCGTGGCCAGCACACCACCGATCGGCAATCCGTAGCCCACATGAGCGTCCGGCATCAACGCTCCCGCCACCGAGATGGGCAGCTGACAGGCACGCGCAATCTGGTTGATCGCTTCAGGCTCAAGCCCCTCTCCCCACTGATGCCACTCCGCCTTGGATTCCTGGAGAACCCGATTCGAACGCAGGAGCGACTTGGCAAATTCACCACGCAGCGTATCCTTCACGAACTCCGCGGGATTACGAACGACCGCCTCAACCTCGCCCGCCAAAGCGGAGCGATCCAATCCCTTGAGAATGTACTTGGAGATAAACTCAATCCCCCGTCGCATCGATTCCCCAGGCGGCACCCCCAATCGGATGAGATCTTGGCTGTTCATGAATGAAACATCCCTTCGTTCATGGAGGTAGGATCACGCAACGACACAGGGAGATCAAGGATTCACGCTCACGAGTGAACTGCAATGGAGGATGTCATTACCTCTTCGAGCGAGTTTCTGAACTAGCCACCAAGAACCTGAAGGGTCCAAAGAGATTAGCCGGGGCGTGTGGCGCAGCCACACCCCCGGTCTATCGCCCCCAATTCAGCAGCACCCTGGAAGGCGTGCCACCACCCCCGCCATGGATTGACGAACCGACCAAGTTCCTTGAGCAGGGAATGACGCAGTGCCGCATTTCTGTGAACGGTCAGGGTGCCAACCGAGCGGGCAAGTCCTTCTCGGGAGTCCCGGAGGTTAGCCCACCGCGCGTCCCGATCGCTAGGGCCGGCCTCTCGACCACTTCCTGCGGGGCTGGCACAATCTCAGGAGCAGGGGCGGCGACGCGATCCCAACGAAACTGCGGCTTCAGGACCGAAAATTCCTGGCGTTGATCCGGGTGGGAGTGCGTATAGATGGAGTAATTGTAGGGAGGAGACGGCAGATAGTGGCCGGCGAACAGCCGACGCAGCCGATAGTGGGCCACAATCAAGGATCGCCCTGCCCTGGCCCAAGCCGGGGCTCGCTGCATCAGGTCGTCCTTCTCCGCTTGCAACTCTGGCCGAGTGTTCATGTTGCAGCCCGTGTCGGTGAACGCCGAGGTCAGCAGTGGTAAAACCGCCATCCGCACTTTTGCCTGGAGCAGTCGGAGCACCCACTCGGCATCACCTACGCTCTTCAAACGCGGATCGAACGCCAAACCACGGTCTGCGAAAACAGATTTTCTGAAGAAGGTAGCTGCCGTGAGTATCGAAAGATTGTTACTCACCAAGGTGTGCAAGGCTTGGGGAGTACTCGCACGTCTCTCACATAGGTAACGCCCCTGAGGATCCACCACCAGGGCATCGGCAAATACCATCTCAACCGAGGGATGTCGGGCAAAATAGTCGCCGACCTGCGCCAGCGCACCTGGGAGATACTGCTCGTCGCAGTTCAGATAGGCAAGGATCTCGCCCGAGGCACGGGCAAAACCCCGATTCACGGCGTCATACATGCCACGATCCTTCTCCACGACACCGACCAAATCTTGCCGTCCGCTCAGCCATTCGGGAGTGCCGTCGCGAGAACAGGAGTCCTGCACGATGTGCTCCAAGGAAACTCCTTGATCGCGGATGGACGCCGCGCAGAGCTTGAGCCAGTTGAGATTCTGGTAGCTCGGAG
This genomic stretch from Verrucomicrobiales bacterium harbors:
- a CDS encoding thioredoxin family protein, whose product is MNSFKLSIFVFLSLLPLILNAEAVKDREGAVRNDRAAMEADPRWKYNDVEAGFAEARRTGKPVLVVLRCVPCIACSGIDSAVLLKETDLAPLLDQFVCVRLINANALDLALFQFDYDLSFSTLFFNGDGTVYGRYGSWTHQKNAQDKTTSGYKRTLEAVLDLHRGYPGNKAQLTGKQGVPVRFKTPIDIPTLTGKYRLELDWNGKVVPSCVHCHQIGDAMRNVYRKELQPVPTEWIYSWPAPETIGLTLAEDQTARIAAVIPGSVAAMAGLLPGDEMVTLAGQALVSSADVSWVLHRAPTQGRLDAGIRRDGAQKVVTLSLPESWRSKTDLSQRVGSWSMRGMATGGLLLKEVSDGDRKELGLPSEGLALRVDFVGQYGKHAAGKKAGFQKDDVIVELEGKADRLTESQWMAYVLQNKKVGESMPVTVLRGQARERLKLQLPSQ
- a CDS encoding DUF455 family protein; translated protein: MELREFAEQVLFATTLEAKLDTPGTVTDENPGSAMVAPVSPGRPAGLGFKPQGGGGGDFPGLHRLEHEQERGRLLHFFANHELLATELMALVLLRFPDAPAAFRRGVFQTLKDEQEHTRMYLRRMKACGIEFGQLPVSGYFWRSVSSMESPMDYVAGLSLTFEQANLDFCRHFAQGFQAVGDAETAGLLDRIYRDEIAHVAYGLKWFRRWKNPNDSDWEAFCRQLKFPLSPNRAKGGRLNVDGRKAAGFDLRFIDELNVFSRSKGRTPSVFWFNPFSEGRIAHGKSFTPVKAQQCLAADLANLPQFLARLDDVVLVPQRPSVAFLSQIKLAGFPLPEFVEWDGRSLRPGSPVLERKLGRLRPWAWGPDSVEALAQLFPQVTGETRTAAGSFSERIAPLYSKAWSADFLRRHLSRWSGEGWVCGEFEVGRTVDTLNDALAAIAEIRSAGHHRVVVKEALGLAGQGMMRLWEPDVLESQRRWMGNVLESGGRLVVEPWLEREIDFSVQWESEASGLRLVGYTGLLNDPGGQFRANWATPHHDRRPPAEVVMALRALRDGARRLQAIFEEVRIALQPELRAADYRGPLGIDAFLYRNSAGDLRLKPVVEINPRYTMGRLTLEMMTRVHHASTGRFRLVNRSQLRSEGDESFWAYARRLTEADPVVLEGEPVPRIRRGTLPLNDPSAAQAYLALLEVK
- a CDS encoding RtcB family protein; protein product: MNSQDLIRLGVPPGESMRRGIEFISKYILKGLDRSALAGEVEAVVRNPAEFVKDTLRGEFAKSLLRSNRVLQESKAEWHQWGEGLEPEAINQIARACQLPISVAGALMPDAHVGYGLPIGGVLATENAVIPYAVGVDIACRMKMTVLDLPVRDLDKHREKLTKAIEVETRFGVGSTFKDRRQHEVMDRDWTVSPIARQNKDRAWSQLGTSGSGNHFVEFGVFTVEQAVGGLPPGEYVALLSHSGSRGTGAAVCDHYSKLAMEQHAELPREHKHLAWLSMDSEAGQEYWAAMELMGAYAAANHSLIHRHLAEHLRLSVLLDVENHHNFAWKERHHIGGVDREVIVHRKGATPAGQGVLGIIPGSMATPGFLVRGKGESRSLRSASHGAGRIMSRTKAIESFEWEKVNRVLKERGVRLISAGLDEVPGVYKDIHSVMAAQQDLVEVLGRFDPRLVKMAPHGERPED
- a CDS encoding glycosyltransferase; the encoded protein is MPTFSIITPSYQNLNWLKLCAASIRDQGVSLEHIVQDSCSRDGTPEWLSGRQDLVGVVEKDRGMYDAVNRGFARASGEILAYLNCDEQYLPGALAQVGDYFARHPSVEMVFADALVVDPQGRYLCERRASTPQALHTLVSNNLSILTAATFFRKSVFADRGLAFDPRLKSVGDAEWVLRLLQAKVRMAVLPLLTSAFTDTGCNMNTRPELQAEKDDLMQRAPAWARAGRSLIVAHYRLRRLFAGHYLPSPPYNYSIYTHSHPDQRQEFSVLKPQFRWDRVAAPAPEIVPAPQEVVERPALAIGTRGGLTSGTPEKDLPARLAP